In the Bacillus solimangrovi genome, CTAGAAGTTGGAACAGCAATCGGTTATTCTGCGATTCGAATGGCACAAGAATTGCCACGTGTAGAAATTGTAACGATTGAGCGTGATAAAGAAAGATATGAGAAAGCACTTGAATATATTGAGAGAGCTCAGTTATCAAATCGTATAAATGTCTTGTATGGAGATGCACTTGAACAACAAGGGCAAGCTGGTGAGTGTGCCCCATATGATTGTATATTTATTGATGCTGCAAAGGGACAGTATCAGAAATTCTTTGAGTTGTATACTCCTTTCCTATCAAAACAAGGTATTGTCATATCAGACAATGTTCTTTTTAAAGGTTTTGTCGCAAAAGAGGAAGAAGCGAGTAAGCGGACCAGGAAAATAGCTATGAAGATTCGTCATTACAATGAATGGTTATTTGAGCAAGTAGAATATGATACAACACTCCTTCCTGTAGGAGATGGAATAGCAGTAAGTCAAAAGAGGTGAGATTGTTGAAAAAACCAGAATTATTAGTAACACCGACATGTATGAATGATATTGAATTACTTGCTGATGCTGGTGCAACGGCAATTATAATTGGAGAACAACGTTATGGGTTGCGTCTTGCTGGAGAATTTGGACGTGAAGACGTTAAAGCATCGATAACAATCGCTCATAATAAAGGTATGAAAGTTTATATAGCAATGAATGCATTGTTTCACAATGATAAGGTAGAAGAGTTATCTGATTATGTGAAATTCGTAAGTGAAGCTGGTGCGGATGCAATTGTATTTGGTGACCCTGCTGTATTGATGGCAGCTCGTGAAGTTGCACCTAACATGAAGTTACACTGGAATACAGAAACGACTGCTACTAACTGGTTTACATGTAATTATTGGGGAAGTAAAGGAGCAAAACGTGCAGTGCTTGCTCGTGAAATAAACATGGATGCCATTGTTGAGATTGCAGAAAATGCTGAAGTGGAAGTAGAAGTACAAGTTCACGGAATGACTTGTATGTTTCAATCAAAACGGGCATTGATCGGTAATTACTTTGAATATCAAGGTAAAATGATGGAAGTAGAAAATCGTCGTGCCAAGAAAGAAATGTTTTTATTTGACCCTGAACGAGACAATAAGTACCCAATATTTGAAGATGAAAATGGCACTCATATTATGAGTCCAAATGATATGTGTATCATTGACGACATTGAAGAAATGATTGATTCAGGCATAACAAGTTTTAAAATTGATGGTATTTTGAAATCTAAGGAATACCTTGTTCAAGTAACGAGCAAATGGCGTGAAGCAATAGACTTATGTGTGGATGATCGGGATGCTTATGAAGATAAAAAAGAGTCATTGTTAGAGGAAATTGAATCAATCCAACCTAAGAACCGCGAACTTGATTCAGGTTTCTTCTATAAAGAAACGGTATATTAAGGAGTGTGAGAAATATGGCAATTGCAGTACCTACCGTAGTAGAGAACGGAAAACGTAAAATCATTAAAAAGCCTGAACTTCTCGCCCCTGCTGGGAGTTTAGAAAAGTTAAAGATTGCGATTAGATATGGTGCGGATGCAGTATATATCGGTGGTCGAGAATTTGGTCTACGTTCAAATGCAGATAACTTTTCACTAGAGGAAATGACTGAAGGGGTAAAGTTTGCAAATCAATATGGAGCAAAGGTCTATGTGACGACTAATATTTATGCTCATAATGAAAATATGGATGGGCTTGAAGAATATTTACTTGGTCTCCAAGATGCTGGAATTACAGGGATTATCGTTGCTGATCCTTTAATTATTGAAACGTGTGGACGTGTTGCACCGAAATTGGAGCGTCACCTAAGTACGCAACAATCATTGACAAACTGGAAAACTGCTCAATTCTGGAAAGAGGAAGGACTTGAGCGTGTCGTATTAGCACGTGAGACAAGCTATGAAGAAGTAAAAGAGATTAAAGAGAATGTGGATATTGAAATTGAAGCATTTGTACATGGAGCAATGTGTATCTCATATTCTGGTCGTTGTACGTTAAGTAACCATATGACAGCTCGTGATTCAAACCGTGGAGGCTGTTGTCAGTCTTGTCGTTGGGACTATGATTTAATGGAGCTTGATGGAAATGATGAGAATCGCTTCTTTGACAAAGATGCAGCACCATTTGCAATGAGTCCAAAAGACCTCAACTTAATTCAATCTATTCCTAAAATGATTGATATAGGTGTGGATAGTTTAAAAGTGGAAGGTCGTATGAAATCAATCCATTATGTTGCAACTGTTACAAGTGTATATCGTAAAGTGATTGACGCATATTGTGAAGATCCAGATAACTTTAAAATCGATGTAGAGTGGTTGAATGAGCTTGATAAGTGTGCAAATCGTCCAGCTGCGCCAGCATTCTTTGAAGGAACTCCAGGATACCAAGAGCAAATGTTTGTTAATCATAAGCAGGCAACGAAGTATGATTTCGCTGGTCTTGTCCTAGAATATGATAACGAAACTCAAATCGTAACTTTACAACAACGCAATCATTTCCGTCCAGGAGATGAGATCGAGTTTTTCGGTCCTGAGATTGAAAACTTTACTCAAATTGTAGACGTTATTTATGATGAGGACGGCGAAGAAAT is a window encoding:
- a CDS encoding O-methyltransferase — encoded protein: MISNEITDYVEGLIGKRTELVLEMEKFAKEHDVPIMELIGMETMLTLLRMKQPKKILEVGTAIGYSAIRMAQELPRVEIVTIERDKERYEKALEYIERAQLSNRINVLYGDALEQQGQAGECAPYDCIFIDAAKGQYQKFFELYTPFLSKQGIVISDNVLFKGFVAKEEEASKRTRKIAMKIRHYNEWLFEQVEYDTTLLPVGDGIAVSQKR
- a CDS encoding peptidase U32 family protein; its protein translation is MKKPELLVTPTCMNDIELLADAGATAIIIGEQRYGLRLAGEFGREDVKASITIAHNKGMKVYIAMNALFHNDKVEELSDYVKFVSEAGADAIVFGDPAVLMAAREVAPNMKLHWNTETTATNWFTCNYWGSKGAKRAVLAREINMDAIVEIAENAEVEVEVQVHGMTCMFQSKRALIGNYFEYQGKMMEVENRRAKKEMFLFDPERDNKYPIFEDENGTHIMSPNDMCIIDDIEEMIDSGITSFKIDGILKSKEYLVQVTSKWREAIDLCVDDRDAYEDKKESLLEEIESIQPKNRELDSGFFYKETVY
- a CDS encoding peptidase U32 family protein → MAIAVPTVVENGKRKIIKKPELLAPAGSLEKLKIAIRYGADAVYIGGREFGLRSNADNFSLEEMTEGVKFANQYGAKVYVTTNIYAHNENMDGLEEYLLGLQDAGITGIIVADPLIIETCGRVAPKLERHLSTQQSLTNWKTAQFWKEEGLERVVLARETSYEEVKEIKENVDIEIEAFVHGAMCISYSGRCTLSNHMTARDSNRGGCCQSCRWDYDLMELDGNDENRFFDKDAAPFAMSPKDLNLIQSIPKMIDIGVDSLKVEGRMKSIHYVATVTSVYRKVIDAYCEDPDNFKIDVEWLNELDKCANRPAAPAFFEGTPGYQEQMFVNHKQATKYDFAGLVLEYDNETQIVTLQQRNHFRPGDEIEFFGPEIENFTQIVDVIYDEDGEEIDAARHPLQIVRFKVEKPVYPYNMMRKENI